A stretch of Ursus arctos isolate Adak ecotype North America unplaced genomic scaffold, UrsArc2.0 scaffold_4, whole genome shotgun sequence DNA encodes these proteins:
- the FAM43A gene encoding protein FAM43A, which yields MLPWKKHKFELLAEAPPRQASKPKGYAVSLHYSALSSLARACPEGALSRVGSMFRSKRKKLHITSEDPTYTVLYLGNATTIQARGDGCTDLAVGKIWSKSEAGRQGTKMKLTVSAQGIRMVHAEERALRRPGHLYLLHRVTYCVADARLPKVFAWVYRHELKHKAVMLRCHAVLVSKPEKAQAMALLLYQTSANALAEFKRLKRRDDARHQQQELVGAHTIPLVPLRKLLLHGPCCYKPPVERSRSAPKLGSITEDLLGEQQEQELQEEEEEEHTEGCLEEEEEEEDRAEEGDPAAEEAEAQRALMVAMHLECGDLLDTLESGREEALGGGGVALGPGAGPPPLLLGSASDMKAELSQLINDLGELSFGNDVRSLQADLRVTRLLSGESTGSESSIEGGGPDATSATAGDRSGPADGANPEEPHSG from the coding sequence ATGCTGCCGTGGAAGAAGCACAAGTTCGAGCTGCTGGCCGAGGCGCCGCCACGGCAGGCGTCCAAGCCCAAGGGCTACGCGGTGAGCCTGCACTACTCGGCGCTCAGCTCGCTGGCGCGGGCGTGCCCCGAAGGCGCGCTCAGCCGGGTGGGCAGCATGTTTCGCTCCAAGCGCAAGAAGCTGCATATCACCAGCGAGGACCCCACTTACACCGTGCTCTACCTGGGCAATGCCACCACCATTCAGGCGCGCGGGGACGGCTGCACTGACCTAGCGGTGGGCAAGATCTGGAGCAAGAGCGAGGCAGGTCGTCAGGGCACCAAGATGAAGCTGACTGTGAGCGCGCAGGGTATCCGCATGGTGCACGCCGAGGAGCGCGCGCTGCGCCGCCCGGGCCACCTCTACCTGCTACACCGCGTTACCTATTGCGTGGCAGACGCGCGGCTGCCCAAGGTCTTCGCCTGGGTATACCGGCACGAGCTCAAGCACAAGGCGGTAATGCTGCGCTGCCACGCGGTGCTGGTGTCCAAGCCCGAGAAGGCTCAGGCCATGGCCCTGCTGTTGTACCAGACGTCGGCCAACGCACTGGCGGAATTTAAACGGCTCAAGCGGAGGGACGATGCGCGTCACCAGCAGCAGGAGCTGGTGGGCGCGCACACCATCCCGCTCGTGCCGCTGCGCAAACTGCTCCTACACGGACCCTGCTGCTACAAGCCACCGGTGGAACGCAGCCGCAGCGCGCCCAAGCTGGGCTCCATCACCGAGGACTTGCTCGGCGAACAGCAggagcaggagctgcaggaggaagaggaagaggagcacacggagggctgcctggaggaggaggaggaggaggaggaccgTGCTGAGGAGGGGGACCCGGCAGCGGAAGAAGCCGAGGCGCAGCGGGCGCTGATGGTGGCCATGCACTTGGAATGCGGGGACTTGCTGGACACGCTGGAGAGTGGCCGCGAGGAGGCGCTAGGGGGCGGTGGGGtagccctgggccctggggctgggccgCCGCCTCTGCTGCTGGGCAGCGCCTCCGACATGAAGGCCGAGCTGTCCCAGCTTATTAACGACCTGGGAGAGCTCAGCTTCGGCAACGACGTGCGCAGTCTGCAGGCCGACTTGCGGGTGACGCGCCTGCTGTCCGGCGAGAGCACCGGCAGCGAGAGCTCCATCGAAGGCGGGGGCCCGGACGCCACCTCTGCCACCGCTGGGGACCGGTCGGGCCCTGCCGACGGCGCCAACCCAGAGGAGCCCCACTCGGGTTGA